One genomic window of Quercus lobata isolate SW786 chromosome 9, ValleyOak3.0 Primary Assembly, whole genome shotgun sequence includes the following:
- the LOC115961914 gene encoding zinc finger BED domain-containing protein RICESLEEPER 2-like: MEPSSDAPSSQATPIGTAEPVAQAVPTATPTNAEVPPLPHKSDSKGHGTANLLNHMPICVKNPNRKTLKGQQTLAFEPKMDGEEGFQLVPTTFTVEASRKALAEMDIIDELPFRFVEGYGFQRYATTLQPKLRIRDIPSRQTVARDVIGIYGVEREKLRGALKGRRVCLTTDTWTSIQNLCYMSLTGHFIDDDWKLHKRILNFCQVEDHKGETVGRKIELCLREWGITGIFTLTVENASSNGATIKFLENVTKDWEGTILEHEFLHMRYCAHILNLIVGDGMKEIDASIAKVHEAVRYVKSSPNRNQTFVGFVERLGIESKSLLCLDVPTRWNSTYLMLETAQKFEKVFIRMDFEDDSYSSYFMNKENSGGSLYVTANTFFDEMFVIQENISHLSKSQNHLLKNMATKMESKFDKYWGKGDKMNHLLYVAVILDPRKKLRFLNFCFSEIYGNEVADVMVELVRDALVKL, from the exons ATGGAACCCTCAAGTGATGCACCCTCTTCCCAAGCAACACCTATTGGCACAGCTGAACCTGTTGCCCAAGCTGTACCTACTGCCACTCCAACTAATGCTGAGGTTCCCCCACTTCCACATAAAT CTGATAGTAAGGGGCATGGTACTGCTAATTTATTGAATCATATGCcaatttgtgttaaaaacccTAATAGAAAGACACTTAAAGGGCAACAAACCTTAGCGTTTGAACCCAAAATGGATGGGGAGGAAGGGTTTCAGCTTGTACCGACAACCTTTACTGTTGAGGCTTCTAGAAAGGCACTTGCTGAAATGGATATAATAGATGAGTTGCCTTTTAGGTTTGTTGAAGGGTATGGGTTTCAAAGATATGCGACGACCTTACAACCTAAGTTGCGAATTAGGGATATCCCATCTCGTCAAACTGTGGCTAGGGATGTGATTGGCATTTAtggtgttgagagagagaaactaaggGGGGCCTTGAAGGGTCGTAGGGTGTGTCTTACGACGGACACATGGACGAGTATTCAAAATCTGTGTTATATGTCCCTTACAGGTCATTTTATTGATGATGATTGGAAGTTGCATaagagaattttaaatttttgtcaagttgaaGACCATAAGGGGGAGACTGTAGGTAGAAAGATTGAGTTGTGTTTGCGTGAGTGGGGTATTACTGGCATATTCACTTTAACAGTGGAAAATGCTAGCTCAAATGGTGCCACCATTAAGTTTTTGGAAAATGTAACTAAAGATTGGGAGGGGACTATTTTAGAACATGAGTTCTTACACATGAGGTATTGTGCACATATCCTAAATCTGATTGTGGGGGATGGTATGAAAGAAATTGATGCATCCATTGCAAAGGTGCATGAAGCTGTGAGGTATGTGAAGTCCTCACCAAATAGGAATCAaacttttgtgggttttgtggagAGATTAGGTATTGAGTCTAAGTCTCTTCTTTGTCTAGATGTACCAACTAGGTGGAACTCTACCTACCTCATGTTAGAAACTGcacaaaaatttgagaaagtgtTCATACGAATGGACTTTGAGGATGATAGTTATTCTTCATACTTTATGAACAAGGAGAATAGTGGTG GTTCTTTGTATGTTACTGCAAACACCTTTTTTGATGAGATGTTTGtcattcaagagaatatttccCATTTAAGTAAATCACAAAATCACCTCTTGAAAAATATGGCAACTAAAATGGAATCTAAGTTTGATAAGTATTGGGGAAAAGGGGATAAAATGAATCATCTCTTGTATGTGGCTGTGATTCTTGATCCAAGAAAGAAgttgaggtttttgaatttttgtttttctgaaaTTTATGGGAATGAAGTGGCTGATGTGATGGTTGAATTGGTGAGGGATGCCTTGGTGAAGTTGTAA